The Branchiostoma lanceolatum isolate klBraLanc5 chromosome 10, klBraLanc5.hap2, whole genome shotgun sequence genome has a window encoding:
- the LOC136443856 gene encoding uncharacterized protein — MAEQHFASALKLVHQSQPLQPGSEADCLYKLGGVYLERGKITKDGGDFTKAAALYNAAIARSESDDFRDMLIQALKQAELLFLRHVGGVVCEIDLYDIDMGHKNEMREMRENVKRKLETIDQQYNPYTYNQTGPEVRDHETARANAVMELFQQITHDRHTFADRLLSECIGQLSPPPCRYAFIGLGSQATELVTPFSDLEFAILIEDGADSEENRQYFRNLTHYLHLKIINLGETILPAMGIKSLNDFYSDDPEGSWFYDSITPRGFAFDGSMPWASKTPFGRQRTKDKPPLELIQTPGNMAKFQQVDIAVAEGYHLARILRSACHMTGDEALVEEYMNIVAQTTHQVDPDGNVDIGHITSNIKEFGSQQLSAQLLSVKKEIYHFPAMVIQNYAFFCGLQTTSMWNTVEQLKNENLVSEENAHHLAVLVGISAELRLRTYLANGSQRENISALQRVDTERSRSIGSGAIDSVFYIPNRNMLFRYYYSAEPLRKIALKPSKQQKEMFLETSIFDASPRVKGVMQMELCDFKRAKQELETALKDAEANKTGEYEEIVGLLANVSYHIGDQRKVIHYSELSLEIYRHRYVHGVHPNIAASLNSIGSAWSAMGDQQKAINFLQKALDVEKLIHGRNADNPGIAGLLHNLGNSWKHLGDYKKALGFNEEALGMRKRIFGEDKDHPDIAPSLKKLGEAWRNLVEARKAIFFYEQALKMFKRVYGQMAAHPDIADTLNELGKAWRDLGDYNKAIDFFTQGLYVFKLIHGQDASHDDIANSFYDLGNAWRHVGDYRKSIDFHEQALRMNEHIHGPNAVHPNIANIFNNLGNAYVLLGDYQQAIMFFEKALEMRKRIYGPNSAHPDIMRCVNNLGAVWDSLGDHRKAISFYEQALRMQKRMLGENAAHPHIAKHS; from the exons ATGGCGGAGCAGCACTTCGCATCAGCACTGAAACTTGTCCACC AATCCCAACCATTACAACCAGGATCAGAAGCAGATTGCCTCTACAAGTTGGGAGGAGTCTACCTCGAGCGGGGGAAGATCACCAAAGACGGGGGAGACTTCACCAAAGCTGCTGCCCTCTACAACGCGGCAATAGCCAGGTCTGAGTCGGATGATTTTAGAGACATGCTGATCCAAGCCCTCAAACAGGCCGAGCTGTTATTCCTACGGCATGTAGGGGGCGTTGTATGCGAAATAGACCTGTATGACATAGATATGGGACACAAGAATGAGATGAGGGAAATGAGGGAAAACGTTAAGCGAAAACTTGAAACTATTGATCAGCAGTACAATCCCTACACATATAATCAAACTGGCCCCGAAGTGAGAGATCACGAGACGGCAAGAGCTAACGCAGTCATGGAGCTCTTCCAACAAATAACACATGACAGACATACCTTTGCAGATAGACTCTTATCTGAGTGCATTGGTCAGCTCAGCCCACCACCATGCAGGTATGCTTTCATTGGCTTGGGCTCACAGGCAACAGAACTAGTCACCCCATTCTCAGATCTGGAGTTTGCGATTCTAATCGAGGATGGGGCAGATTCTGAGGAAAATAGACAATATTTCCGTAACCTGACACACTACTTACACCTCAAGATCATCAACCTGGGTGAAACCATTCTGCCAGCCATGGGGATCAAATCTCTCAATGATTTCTACTCAGATGATCCCGAAGGCAGCTGGTTCTATGACTCCATTACGCCTCGCGGATTCGCCTTCGATGGGTCGATGCCATGGGCAAGCAAAACTCCATTTGGCAGGCAACGTACGAAAGACAAGCCTCCGTTGGAGCTAATCCAAACGCCTGGTAACATGGCTAAGTTTCAACAAGTCGACATTGCAGTAGCAGAGGGCTATCACTTAGCACGCATCCTGCGAAGCGCGTGCCACATGACAGGTGACGAGGCTTTGGTTGAAGAGTATATGAACATCGTGGCCCAAACTACTCATCAAGTAGACCCAGATGGCAATGTAGACATTGGGCATATCACTTCAAACATTAAAGAATTTGGGTCACAACAGCTCAGCGCACAGCTTTTAAgtgtaaagaaagaaatatatcaCTTCCCCGCCATGGTCATTCAGAACTACGCTTTCTTCTGTGGCTTACAGACAACCAGTATGTGGAATACGGTTGAACAACTGAAAAACGAAAATCTCGTGAGTGAAGAGAACGCCCATCACCTTGCAGTGTTGGTCGGAATCTCAGCAGAACTGAGACTGAGAACCTATCTTGCCAATGGCAGTCAGAGAGAGAACATTTCAGCTTTGCAACGTGTTGATACGGAAAGGTCTCGTTCAATCGGTAGTGGTGCCATTGATTCGGTCTTCTACATTCCCAACCGAAACATGTTGTTCAGATACTACTACTCAGCAGAACCTCTTCGAAAAATCGCACTGAAGCCCAGCAAACAACAGAAGGAAATGTTTCTGGAAACAAGCATATTTGACGCATCACCACGTGTAAAGGGAGTGATGCAGATGGAACTGTGCGATTTCAAGAGAGCCAAACAAGAGTTGGAAACCGCACTGAAGGATGCAGAAGCAAACAAGACAGGAGAGTACGAAGAGATAGTGGGACTACTTGCGAACGTTTCTTATCATATTGGTGATCAGAGGAAAGTAATACATTACAGTGAGTTGTCATTGGAGATATACAGACATCGATATGTACACGGCGTGCATCCAAACATCGCTGCTTCATTAAACAGCATTGGTTCAGCTTGGAGCGCCATGGGTGACCAACAGAAGGCAATAAACTTCTTGCAAAAGGCGTTGGATGTGGAAAAGCTCATCCATGGGCGTAATGCTGATAATCCAGGCATCGCTGGGTTATTGCACAATCTAGGTAACTCTTGGAAGCATCTAGGTGATTACAAGAAAGCACTTGGCTTCAATGAAGAAGCACTGGGGATGAGGAAACGTATCTTTGGGGAAGATAAAGATCATCCGGACATCGCCCCCTCGCTGAAGAAACTTGGTGAAGCTTGGAGGAATCTGGTCGAGGCCCGGAAAGCAATCTTTTTCTATGAGCAGGCGCTGAAGATGTTCAAACGCGTATACGGACAGATGGCTGCACATCCAGACATTGCAGACACACTCAATGAGCTAGGAAAGGCCTGGAGAGACCTGGGTGATTACAACAAAGCAATTGACTTCTTCACACAGGGGCTGTACGTGTTCAAGCTGATTCATGGTCAAGACGCAAGTCACGATGACATTGCAAATTCATTTTACGACCTGGGAAATGCTTGGAGACACGTCGGGGACTACAGGAAATCAATTGACTTTCATGAACAGGCTCTGAGGATGAATGAACACATACATGGGCCCAATGCCGTTCACCCTAACATTGCCAATATATTCAACAATCTTGGCAATGCTTACGTGTTACTAGGTGATTACCAACAAGCTATTATGTTCTTTGAGAAGGCACTCGAGATGCGAAAGCGCATCTATGGTCCCAACTCGGCACATCCAGACATTATGAGATGCGTCAACAACCTTGGGGCAGTTTGGGATAGTCTTGGGGATCacaggaaagcaatcagcttCTATGAACAAGCACTGAGGATGCAGAAACGTATGCTTGGAGAGAATGCAGCGCACCCACACATTGCAAAACACTCGTGA
- the LOC136443961 gene encoding D-2-hydroxyglutarate dehydrogenase, mitochondrial-like, which yields MAMRPSHVIRYVLEQYKSYRVPNVTQSLPSWYTKGTNGSLDSWSRCVHGSVALTQKKAERVPLSSERFPQLKRGEFARVTDGDLQVFERLVASRVLTEPGDIEGHNVDWSGTCRGAGQVLLRPKTTEEVSAILRYCNGRRLAAVPQGGNTGLVGGSVPVFDEVIISMSLMDKIISLDEISGVLVCQAGCVVDKINGALEPHGLMTPHILGSKGSCQIGGNISTNAGGLRMLRYGNLHGNVLGVEAVLANGDVLDCLSTLRKDNTGYDLKQLFIGSEGSLGVVTAASVLCPRIPGAISVALLGCDSFAQVLQTYDAAKKMLQEILSAVEFMDRASMEVVQENLQLTCPLGAHRYYLLVETSGSNAAHDEEKLNSLLGHLMEKGMVDDGTVATEPSKVQSLWALRENVAVALRADGCVYKYDVTVPMSRFYDLVVDTRERVGTDATRVVGYGHLGESDIHLNVTCPKHNEDVFDALEPWVYDWVAKCKGSVSAEHGMGILKRDYLYHSNTGPVVLLMKQLKGLMDPKGILNPYKIFPD from the exons ATGGCAATGAGGCCAAGCCATGTCATCCGGTATGTCCTTGAACAATACAAGTCGTATCGTGTTCCAAACGTCACCCAGTCTTTGCCATCATGGTATACAAAAGGTACAAATGGCAGCCTTGATAGTTGGAGTCGGTGTGTACATGGCAGCGTTGCCTTGACTCAAAAGAAGGCGGAACGCGTTCCACTGAGCTCCGAGCGTTTTCCTCAACTGAAGAGGGGAGAGTTTGCCAGAGTGACCGACGGAGACCTTCAGGTTTTCGAGCGTCTTGTAGCGTCACGTGTGCTGACAGAGCCTGGGGATATTGAGGGGCATAACGTCGACTGGTCGGGAACTTGCAGAG GTGCTGGTCAGGTTCTCCTCCGTCCCAAGACGACAGAAGAAGTGTCGGCTATCCTGAGGTACTGTAACGGCCGGAGACTGGCGGCGGTGCCACAGGGGGGGAACACGGGACTGGTGGGCGGCAGTGTCCCGGTGTTCGACGAGGTCATCATCTCCATGTCACTCATGGACAAAATCATCAGTCTGGACGAAATCTCAG GTGTTCTTGTGTGTCAGGCTGGTTGTGTTGTGGACAAAATCAACGGAGCCTTGGAGCCCCATGGTTTGATGACGCCACATATATTGGGGTCAAAGGGCAGCTGTCAAATCGGTGGCAATATCTCCACTAACGCCGGAGGTCTGCGCATGCTCAGATACGGCAATCTCCATGGTAACGTTCTTGGTGTTGAAGCT GTGTTAGCGAACGGGGATGTTTTAGACTGCCTGTCTACCCTGAGGAAGGATAACACCGGGTACGATCTTAAACAGCTGTTCATTGGTTCAGAGGGCTCACTGGGAGTGGTAACTGCCGCGTCAGTTCTCTGTCCCAGGATCCCGGGTGCCATTAGCGTCGCTCTTTTGG GGTGTGACTCATTTGCTCAAGTTCTGCAAACCTACGATGCTGCTAAGAAAATGCTGCAGGAAATTCTGTCTGCCGTTGAGTTTATGGACCGAGCCAGCATGGAAGTTGTCCAGGAGAACCTCCAGCTGACATGTCCTCTGGGGGCTCACAGATACTACTTACTGGTGGAGACGTCGGGATCAAACGCTGCTCATGATGAGGAGAAGCTGAACAGTCTGCTAGGACATTTGATGGAGAAGGGGATGGTGGATGACGGCACCGTCGCAACGGAACCGTCCAAAGTCCAG TCTCTATGGGCGTTGAGGGAGAATGTAGCGGTGGCTCTGCGAGCGGACGGCTGTGTCTACAAGTACGACGTCACTGTCCCCATGTCCAGATTCTATGACCTCGTAGTAGACACCAGGGAGCGAGTGGGCACCGATGCGACCAGGGTGGTGGGTTACGGCCACCTTGGAGAAAGCGACATACATCTGAACGTCACCTGCCCAAAGCACAATGAAGATGTTTTTGATGCCTTGGAGCCGTGGGTCTATGACTGGGTCGCTAAGTGTAAGGGAAGCGTGAGCGCAGAACACGGCATGGGGATACTGAAGCGGGACTATCTGTATCACAGTAACACTGGACCAGTGGTACTCTTAATGAAACAACTCAAGGGACTGATGGACCCAAAAGGAATCCTGAACCCATACAAGATCTTCCCAGACTGA
- the LOC136443005 gene encoding uncharacterized protein, with protein MRFFEKALEMRKRIYGSNSAHPDIMGCVNNLGAVWDRLGDPRKAISFYEQALRMQKRMLGENTAHPHIAKTLVNLGTAWSYLGDNRKAVTLLDQALKIQQIVYGENAAHPDIVGSLSSLGACWTVFGDHRKAIDFYERGLRLSRLIYGMNAAHPHIAEILNNIGKAWGFLGEHEKAIDIYEQALKMSRTIHGQTGAHPDMAVLLTNLGNAWGDLGDHRKSIQLHEEALDISRRVYGSNAAHGLIANILSALGNAWSKTGDHRKGNAFHEEAMGISKVIDEHNVPRTKNTP; from the coding sequence ATGAGGTTCTTTGAGAAGGCACTGGAGATGCGAAAGCGCATCTATGGTTCCAATTCGGCACATCCAGACATTATGGGATGTGTCAACAACCTTGGGGCAGTTTGGGACCGTCTGGGCGATCCcaggaaagcaatcagcttCTATGAACAGGCGTTGAGGATGCAGAAACGTATGCTTGGAGAGAATACAGCACACCCACATATTGCAAAAACACTCGTCAACCTGGGAACAGCTTGGTCTTACCTTGGTGACAATAGGAAAGCCGTGACCTTGCTCGATCAAGCACTGAAGATACAACAAATTGTGTACGGGGAAAATGCGGCCCATCCTGACATTGTAGGATCACTAAGCAGCCTAGGTGCATGTTGGACCGTTTTTGGAGACCACAGGAAAGCCATTGACTTCTACGAAAGAGGTCTAAGGTTGAGCAGACTCATCTACGGTATGAACGCGGCACATCCACATATTGCAGAAATACTCAACAACATTGGTAAAGCATGGGGTTTCTTGGGTGAGCACGAAAAAGCTATTGACATCTATGAACAGGCGCTGAAAATGAGTAGGACCATCCATGGACAGACCGGGGCACATCCAGACATGGCAGTGTTACTAACAAATTTAGGCAATGCTTGGGGGGACCTCGGAGATCACAGGAAATCCATACAGCTGCATGAAGAAGCCCTGGACATAAGCAGACGTGTCTATGGAAGTAACGCTGCACATGGTCTTATTGCGAACATTCTCTCGGCCCTTGGAAACGCCTGGAGTAAGACAGGCGACCACAGGAAAGGAAACGCCTTCCATGAAGAAGCCATGGGCATAAGCAAGGTCATTGATGAGCACAATGTCCCAAGGACCAAGAACACTCCTTGA